One window from the genome of Nicotiana tomentosiformis chromosome 5, ASM39032v3, whole genome shotgun sequence encodes:
- the LOC138893098 gene encoding uncharacterized protein, which produces MKTKIGAGWAVVAWMPGTVAHFDNWVRSLVSTSTHAERAWRDLSKGRWEARTHGLGKDANMRPPSSDEEVLSPISKPAKENKRKRASNYEGQKPKKRTTSKPKRNTIPLTMESVQRLREEEEEEEKENDSGLVARVRASTEIRRTPEPVEHREGEVKGLQAELEAAHKEQADLAEQVKRIFEVNDTDSGVVANSLVPQVQRKLDVIGQLREEADAVKAEAKVWKKNMDRLASEKKVARAQLVSAETQLRSVKEKALVQAKKIEELQYHLGSATSDRESLATELAAAKSEVKMAKANVDAMVAIYRSDAEAAQSRRETLKEIHARGFDLPTEIKNAKELKAEARVLAFPDDDDSRSMSGSESEEVLEGEDVAPGED; this is translated from the exons atgaagacaaagatcggggctggatgggccg TcgttgcttggatgccgggtACGGTTGCCCACTTCGATAATTGGGTTAGGAGCTTGGTTTCGACGTCAACACATGCCGAGcgcgcatggcgtgatttgtcaaagggtcggtgggaggctcgtactcatg gtctcGGAAAGGACGCGAATATGAGACCCCCGTCCAGTGATGAAGAAGTTTTATCACCTATCTCAAAACCGGCAAAGGAgaataagaggaaaagggcctcgaactacgagggtcaaaaacccaagaagagaACAACCAGTAAACCCAAGAGGAACACAATCCCACTGACTATGGAGTCAGTCCAAAGgctaagggaagaagaagaagaggaagagaaagaAAATGATTCTGGGCTGGTGGCCCGTGTGCGAGCTAGCACCGAGATTCGGAGAACTCCTGAACCAGT tgagcataGAGAAGGGGAAGTAAAAGGACTTCAGGCTGAGCTAGAAGCAGCTCATAAAGAACAAGCTGATCTAGCtgagcaggtaaaaagaatctttgaagttaatgacactgaCTCGGGCGTGGTGGCTAACAGTTTGGTCCCACAGGTCCAGCGAAAGCTCGATGTGATCGGGCAGCTTCGTGAGGAAGCGGACGCAGTGAAAGCGGAGGCTAAGGTatggaagaagaacatggaccgccttgcctcagaaaagAAGGTTGCCCGAGCTCAACTGGTTTCGGCTGAGACCCAACTCCGAAGCGTGAAAGAGAAGGCCTTGGTACAAGCCAAGAAAATTGAGGAGCTCCAGTATCATTTGGGTTCAGCAACTTCCGATCGAGAGAGTCTGGCCAcagaacttgcagcggccaaatcggaggtcAAAATGGCCAAGGCTAATGTTGATGCAATGGTGGCCATCTACCGATCCgacgctgaagctgctcag tctcgaagggagactctcaaggagatccatgctcgtggcttcgatcttccAACCGagatcaagaatgctaaggagcttAAAGCTGAagccagagtgttggcctttcctgatgatgatgattctAGGAGTATGAGTGGATCCGAAAGTGAAGAAGTCCTCGAGGGCGAAGATGTCGCTCCcggagaagactaa